One window from the genome of Rhinolophus ferrumequinum isolate MPI-CBG mRhiFer1 chromosome 22, mRhiFer1_v1.p, whole genome shotgun sequence encodes:
- the LOC117014873 gene encoding Fc receptor-like protein 1 yields MLLRLLLLTCAPLCEPTGLLLTVRPSRLVEGGPMTLSCVNQLHQRLPGSPQFQFLKDGHALGLGWDNSSQYQVAAVWREDVGYYWCEVWIEHRVIKSKRMWIDMHRVPVRNVSLETQPAGGHVAEGQTLVLACLVSGGTGDINFLWYRGALGVKLETKTQRSLSAKFEIPAVRESDANQYYCSADNGYGPRLSGLVSVTVTVPVSRPVLTLRAPGAPALVGDTVELHCEAQTGSPPILYRFYHDGVTLGNSSAPSGGGVSFNLSLTAEHSGNYSCEADNGVGAQRSEVVPFSVTAPREDRAELTTAVVVEGLFGLLGLLTAVLLICCWCKRKMGQPSARDSVRSPPLPPPRESTYLNTAPEQRQPIYQNVNVGRGDEVYSLAFCMQQEWQPAAAEALRMPANGPDPSVIYSGVMKVDVTDKDYEDAM; encoded by the exons ATGCTGCTGAGGCTCTTGCTGTTGACCTGCG CTCCACTCTGTGAACCAACAG GGCTGCTTTTGACAGTCAGGCCCTCTCGGCTGGTGGAGGGGGGCCCCATGACCCTGAGCTGTGTGAACCAGCTCCATCAGAGGCTACCTGGCTCGCCCCAGTTCCAATTCCTCAAAGACGGTCAtgccctgggcctgggctgggacAACTCCTCGCAGTACCAGGTGGCCGCCGTGTGGAGAGAGGACGTGGGGTACTACTGGTGTGAAGTGTGGATAGAACACAGAGTGATAAAGAGCAAACGCATGTGGATAGACATGCACA GAGTGCCTGTCCGTAACGTGAGCTTGGAGACACAGCCTGCAGGGGGACACGTGGCAGAGGGACAGACGCTGGTGCTCGCCTGCTTGGTCAGTGGGGGCACCGGAGACATCAACTTCCTCTGGTACCGAGGGGCCCTGGGTGTGAAACTGGAGACCAAGACCCAGCGTTCCCTGTCGGCGAAGTTCGAGATCCCCGCAGTGAGGGAGAGCGACGCCAACCAGTACTACTGCTCGGCTGACAACGGCTACGGCCCCAGGCTCAGCGGGCTGGTGAGCGTCACCGTCACAG TTCCAGTATCTCGGCCCGTCCTCACCCTCAGGGCCCCCGGGGCCCCGGCCCTGGTGGGGGACACGGTGGAGCTGCACTGTGAGGCCCAGACAGGCTCTCCCCCGATCCTGTACCGCTTTTATCACGACGGTGTCACCCTGGGGAACAGCTCGGCCCCCTCTGGAGGAGGAGTGTCCTTCAACCTGTCTCTGACTGCAGAACATTCCGGAAACTATTCCTGTGAGGCCGACAATGGCGTGGGGGCCCAGCGCAGTGAGGTCGTGCCATTCAGTGTCACAG CACCGAGAGAGGACAGAGCAGAGCTCACGACGGCGGTCGTCGTTGAGGGGCTGTTTGGCCTCCTTGGTCTCCTCACTGCGGTCCTGCTAATTTGCTGCTGGTGCAAGAGAAAAATGG GACAACCTTCAGCCAGGGACTCGGTCAG gagccctcccctccctccaccccggGAGTCCACATACCTCAACACCGCTCCGGAGCAGCGACAGCCCATATATCAGAATG TGAATGTCGGACGTGGAGATGAGGTTTATTCTCTGGCGTTCTGCATGCAACAGGAATGGCAGCCAGCCGCAG CAGAGGCCCTGAGGATGCCTGCTAATGGCCCG GACCCCTCAGTCATCTATTCAGGGGTGATGAAGGTGGACGTTACGGACAAGGATTATGAGGACGCGATGTAA